In Nicotiana tabacum cultivar K326 chromosome 11, ASM71507v2, whole genome shotgun sequence, a single window of DNA contains:
- the LOC107809111 gene encoding uncharacterized protein LOC107809111: MVTSWILNSLAKDIAHSVEYVNNSVKLWKELEDRYDQTNGTKLYQIQKEINDLSQGVLDITGYYTNMKKLWEELNILSVKTHCSCACPCRAKESMHKAVQDRRLIQFLNEVYTVVWGSIRMMNPLSSMAHAFALLIQEEKQREFKPRNQLNFDSAALNVNIGGRTFKTNYSPDGNQTSNSRPRPFCDHCK; encoded by the coding sequence ATGGTTACTTCATGGATTCTGAACTCCTTGGCAAAGGACATTGCACACAGTGTTGAGTATGTGAATAATTCTGTCAAATTGTGGAAGGAATTGGAAGATCGATATGATCAAACAAATGGAACTAAGTTGTATCAAATCCAGAAAGAGATTAACGATTTGAGTCAGGGAGTGCTTGACATCACGGGTTACTACACAAATATGAAGAAACTCTGGGAAGAGTTGAATATACTAAGTGTTAAAACTCACTGTAGTTGTGCGTGCCCTTGTAGAGCAAAGGAAAGCATGCACAAGGCAGTGCAGGATAGAAGACTCATACAATTTCTTAACGAGGTTTACACAGTTGTTTGGGGAAGCATTCGCATGATGAACCCATTGTCTTCCATGGCACATGCATTTGCTTTGCTGATACAAGAGGAGAAGCAGAGAGAATTCAAACCCAGAAATCAATTAAACTTTGATTCTGCTGCGTTGAATGTCAATATAGGAGGAAGAACCTTTAAGACAAATTACTCACCTGATGGGAATCAGACTTCAAACAGCAGGCCTAGGCCATTTTGTGACCACTGCAAATGA